The Kaistella daneshvariae genomic sequence AATTGGTTACGATTCACTGGAAATTTCCTCTTATTCGCAACTTAATTTAGAAGTTTTAAAAGGAACAATTAAGGATAAAGTGTCAGTTTTTTTCGGTCATTCGGGAAGTGGGAAATCAACTTTGGTGAATGCTTTACAGCCGGATTTAAATCTGAAAACATCCGAAATTTCGGAAACTCATTTAAAAGGAAAACACACTACGACTTTTGCACAAATGCATTTCTGGACTTTCGGTGGCAGCGTCATAGATACGCCGGGCGTGCGGGAGTTTGCTATGATCGATGTGCAAAAAGAAGAAATTCAGCATTATTTTCCCGAAATTTTTGCAACTGGAAGAGAATGTAAATTTCACAACTGCATGCATTTGAATGAACCGAAATGCGCCGTTTTAGCTGCCGTGGAAGGCGGAAAAATTCAGGACAGCAGATATTCCACGTACGTAAAAATTATGGAAGAAGCGGACGAAAATAATGTGATATGAAAAAACCCAGCCGAAGCTGGGTAAAAACTAATAACCATGAAAACTCAAATTAAACATGAGAATCGTGCTAAAATTTACAAGTTTCGTGCCAAAGGATTTTTCCCGTATTGATGAGATTTAGCAACGATGATTTCTAAAACTTTTCGTATTTTCGCAGCCAATTAAAACAAGAGATATGTCACATAACATTACCTTCACCATGATTAAGCCGGATGCTGTTGCAGATGGTCACATTGGTGCTATTTTAGGGAAAATTGCTGAAGCAGGTTTCAAAATCAAAGCTTTAAAATTAACCCAACTTACCGTTGCTGATGCAAAAAAATTCTACGAAGTTCACGCTGAAAGACCTTTTTACGGAGAATTGGTAGACTTTATGAGTTCAGGACCAATCGTTGCAGCTGTTTTGGAAAAAGACAACGCGGTTGAAGATTTCAGAACTTTAATCGGAGCTACAAACCCTGCAGAAGCTGCAGAAGGTACCATCCGCAAAATGTTTGCAAGAAGCATTGGTGAAAACGCTGTTCACGGTTCTGATTCCAATGAAAACGCTTTAATTGAAGCTGGTTTCCACTTTGCAGGAAAAGAAATTTTCTAAAAATATCGCCCTTTAACGGCAAATTTTTGCTGTTTAGCTATTTATAAAAAAAGCCCAGAATAAGGGCTTTTTTTATTATAACATGTTTTGGAAATTAAACCTTCAGCAGCTCTATGGTTTTTTCCGGGTTTTCTGAGGAAAAAACTGCGTTTCCGGCAACCAGCACATCGGCGCCGGCCGCAAAAAGTTTTGAGGCATTGTCCAGATTGACGCCGCCATCCACTTCAATCAGCGCGGTGGAATTATTCGATAAAATCAAATCTTTGGTTTCTGCGATTTTTTTGTAGGTGTTTTCGATGAATTTCTGGCCTCCAAAACCTGGATTTACGCTCATCAGCAAAACCAAATCCACTTCTGCAATAATATCTTCCAAAAGCAAAACAGGACTGGAAGGATTTAAAACCACACCGGCTTTCGCGCCTTTTTGCTGAATTAAATTGATGGTGCGGTGCAGATGAACGCTAGCTTCGTAATGTACAGAAACGAGATCAGCACCCAGTTCGATAAATTCTTCCACATATTTTTCCGGTTCCACGATCATCAAATGTACATCGATGAACTTGGTAAAATGTTCGTTCACCGTTTTCATCACCGGAAAACCGAAAGAAATATTCGGTACAAAACGGCCGTCCATCACGTCAACGTGCAGCCAGTCTGCCTGGGAACGGTTGAGCATTTCAATATCACTTTGAAGATTCCCGAAATCTGCGGAAAGCAGGGAAGGAGCAATTAATCTTGTTTTCATGGGATTTTTTTTAATTTGTTTCCGCTAACTGGTGATATTTCAAAATCATTTTCGGCTCAATTTTCAACAAAGATTCGTAAATCAAGTCAATCACATGAGCAACATCTTCTTTCGAAACCATTTCCACCGTGGTGTGCATGTATCGCAAAGGCAGTGAAATCAGCGCAGAAGGCGTTCCGCCGTTGGAATGCGCAAATGCATCAGTGTCGGTTCCGGTGGCGCGGCTTGCAGCTGCTCTTTGGAAAGGAATATTTTTTTCTTTGGCGGTTTGAACAATCAGCTCGCGAATATTGTGGTGAACGCTCGGTGCAAAAGTAATCACCGGACCGTTGCCGCATTTTTGGTCACCTTCTTTCTTTTTTTCAATCATCGGCGTGGAAGTGTCGTGCGTAACGTCGGTGATGATGGCGACGTTTGGTTTAATGGTGTCCGCAATCATATCAGCGCCGTATAAACCCACTTCTTCCTGCACGGAGTTGGTGATATAAAGTCCGAAAGGCAGTGTGTTTTTATTTTCGCTTAAAAGTCGTGCAACTTCCGCAATCATGAAGCCACCAATGCGGTTATCAAGTGCTCGGGACACAAAAAATTTGTCATTTAGCTGGAAAAACTGGTCGGGATAAGTAATCATCGTTCCGACAAAGATGCCCAATTCTTCCACTTCTTTTTTGCTGGAACAGCCTAAATCAATAAAGATATTTTCGAGTTTAGGCACGGGTTCGTCGGAATTTACGCCGCGTGTATGAATTGCAGGCCACCCGAAAACGCCTTTTACAATTCCCTTTTCGCCATGCAGATTCACCACTTTTGAGGGCGCAATCATTTGATCGGAACCGCCGTTTCGGATAACGTATATCAAACCTTCTTCGGTAATGTAATTCACGTACCAGGAAATTTCATCTGCGTGTGCTTCAATAACCACTTTAAATGCCGCTTCAGGATTGATAATTCCGTAGCAGGTTCCGTAATGATCAACCTCTATTTTATCGACGTAAGGCTTCAGATAATCCATCCAGATTTTCTGGCCATTATGCTCGTAACCTGTTGGCGAAGCGACATTTAAATATTCTTCTAAAAACTTTAGAGATTTATTTGCAAATTTCATGGAAAGGAATGACTTTTGTTAGATTAAATTTTGATTTAAAAGAAGGTAAAAATAATGATTTTTAACAAGATATTCTTACTATTTGTCCTGTTTTTCGGACTTTGTCTAAATGCACAGGTAACGATAGAAAGAGTAAAGCCCATCAGCGAGTATCCGCCGGAGCTTCTGAAAACCGACCAGTTTGGCAATAAATATTACTACGACGCCAGTCAAAAAGCCAGAATCTATGAAATTGACGGTGAAAATGTAGTTGTAATGGACGAGTTAATTCTGCGCAATAAGCCGAAATTCAACAACCAGCTTGACCAGAATTATTACTTTTTTCTCAATAAAAAACTGAACAGAGTTTATCCACTTTTTTTAACAGCTTTAGAACAATACGAAGACATCCAGGCGGAACTGAACCAAATGGATAAAAGTTCGCAAAAAAAATACGTCAGTGAGCGCCAGAAAAAGCTTGCTGATGAATACGAAATGCAGCTCCGCGACCTTACCACTACGGAAGGCCGCGTTTTTGCAAAGTTAATGAACCGCGCCACGGGGAAAACCGTTTATGACATTATCAGAGAACTTCGCGGCGGTTGGAGTGCTTTCTGGTGGAACGTAAAAGGCAATATTGCCGATGTCAGCATCAAGCAACCTTACGATCCGCACACCGATCGAAGTGACGAATTTATTGAATCGCTCTTGCAGCATAACTGGAATAGTGGTTACTTGCAGCCTTATCCGGGATATTTAAGTTTTAAAGTAAAAAAATAGTATGAACAATTCATTAAAGAACGCTTTCGTTCTTTTAGCACTTTTAAGTTTTAACCTGGCCTATTGCTGGGGAACCACAGGCCACCGCGTGGTAGCAGAAATCGCCGAACACCATTTATCGGCAAAAGCCAAACGTAACCTGAAAAAAATTATTGGCGACCAAAAGCTGGCGTATTGGGCAAACTGGCCAGACCAGATCAAATCAGACACCACCGGCGTCTGGAAACCAACTGAAGTTTGGCACTACGTAAACATCACTCCGCAATACAATCTTAAGCAGTTTACAGATTCACTTCAAAGTCAGGCAGGACCGAATATGTACACGCAGATCAAAACCCTGGCGAACCAGATAAAAGACAAAAAAACGGCTCCGAAGGACCGAGAAATTGCTTTGCGATTTTTAATCCATTTGATGGGTGATGCTGCACAGCCAATGCACGTAGGACGCGCTGAAGATTTAGGTGGAAACCGTGTGAAACTGAAGTTTTTCGGTGAAAATACCAACCTGCATTCTTTATGGGATACCAAACTGGTAGAATTTCAAAATTACAGCTACACTGAGTTTGCTGAAGTTTTGGATAAAAAATCGAAGCGGGAAGTAAAATCAATTCAAAACGGAACCTTGGAAGATTGGTTATTCGACAGCCACAAGTCGGCAAACCGTATTTATGCCAATACAAAACCGGAAGGTTCTTATTCTTACGATTATAATTACAAGTTCGAGCCGCTTCTGGAAAGACAGCTTTTATACGGAGGTCTAAGGCTTGCAAAAATGCTGAACGAAATTTTATAAATATTTCTTTTGTAGCAGTTCAAAAACTACTTTATCGACAGGTAATAAAAATGGATTTTCTTCGCTGAGGGAAATCCATTCTAATTTTTCAATGCAAGGGTCCATGATCAGCAGTTCTTTTTCGTCTGCGATTTCACCCTCATAATAAATGCTTAAAAGCTGCTCATTATCCCGGAATTTCGAAACGATGAAATCCTCCTGCGTATAAAGATGCGTGATGTTTTTAGCTTTGATGTTCAGTTCTTCTTCAAGCTCGCGTTGAAGACATTCTAAAACACTTTCGCCGAATTCCAGGCCGCCGCCGGGAAGCTTCAGCAACTGTTGTCCCACATATTCTTCGTGTAAACCGAGAATTTTTTTATCTTTTAAAAGTGCCACGTAAACGCGGACGTTTATTTTGTCAATCATAAAAAATCTTTGAAAAAAACAAAGTTAGCTAATTTAGAAGTTATTTTATCCAGAGATTTTTATGGCGTTGATCATCTCTCTTTTTCCCGGCGGACCGGCTTTTTTTTCGACTTTAAAGTTTAATTCCTGTAAAATCCTACGCACACTTCCTTTTGAGGAATAAGTGGTGAGCAACGCGCCGCTCGCCATCTTATCAGCAATCATTTCGAAGAGTGGTTTTTCCCACAAATCCGGCTGTACGCGCGCACCGAAGCAGTCAAAATACACCAAATCTATTTCGGGAAAATTTAGCCTGGGAAGGTCGAAAAAATCATTTTTAAATTTCGTCAGGAAAAAATTGGGCAGAATTTCGGTTTCAACGTTCCATTCTGCTTCATGCATTTTCTCAAAAGATTTTTTAGCTGCTGAATCGGCAAAAAATTCGCTATAATCCAGCAGTTTAATTTCTTCCGCATTTACGGGATATTTTTCCAGGGTAAAATAGCGGATTTTTTGGATTTGCGTGTTTTGCAAAAAACCATTTATTGTGACTAAAACATTCAGTCCTGTTCCGAAACCAAGTTCTAAAATATTTATTTCACAATTATTTACCAGTTTTAATCCATTTTCAATAAAGACATGTTGGGCTTCCTGCAGCGCGCCGTGCTGCGAATGGTAGCTTTCATTCAAATCATTGATATATAAAGTTTTACTGCCGTCGGAAGTTGTTTTTATTTCCCTTTTCATGCCAAATTTTTCCAAAATTAATTTAAAATTTTGAAATGTAAAAAATTATATTAAATTTGTAGAACATCAAAAATAATTTTAAAAATGATAATTCAAAAATCTACTAATCCACGGATTTCATCTTTTGATCCAAACAATTTTTCGTTCGGAAATACTTTCATAGATCACATGATTATCTGTGAATACGAAAACGGGAAGTGGGGTGATGTAAAATTGGTTCCTTACGGGCCGCTGCCTTTTTCACCTGCCATGATGGGCGTGAATTATGGCCAGGCTTGTTTCGAAGGAATGAAGGCTTATAAAGATAAGAATGGCGATATTTTCCTTTTCCGTCCGGAGAAGAATTTTGCGCGTATCAATAAATCCGCAAGCCGTTTGGCAATGCCGGAAGTTACTGAAGAAATGTTTTTGGAAGGTTTGAAAGCGTTAGTAGATGTAGACCGCGACTGGATTCCTTACGGTGAAGGAAATTCACTTTATATCCGACCGTTGATTTTCGCTACGGAGGAGGCTTTGAAAGCCAGAATTGCCAATAAATTTATGTTTGCTATTGTTGCAACGCCGGCGAAAAGCTATTATTCTGAGCCTGTAGCGGTAAAAATTTCAGATTATTATTCCCGCGCTGCAAACGGTGGAGTAGGTTTTGCAAAAGCTGCCGGTAATTACGCCGCCGCTTTCTACCCAACAAAATTGGCGAATGAAGAAGGTTACGAGCAAATTATCTGGACTGATGATTCAACGCACGAATATTTCGAGGAAAGTGGCACGATGAATGTTTTTGTGAGAATTAATGACACGATTTATACGCCGCCAACTTCGGAAAAAATCCTTGACGGAATTACACGCGACAGTTTCATTAAACTTGCAGAAAAGAAAGGAATTGATTTAAAAGTTGAGCCTGTTTCGGTAAAAACCGTTGTTGAAGCACACAAAAACGGAACATTGAAAGAAATCTGGGGAGTTGGTACTGCGGTGGTAACTTCTGCTTTCAAAGCAATTGGTTATAAAGGTGAAAAACTGGAATTACCACAACTGACTTTGGAAGAAAGTTTCGCTTTGCAACTGCAGAAAGATTTGGTTGATATCCAAACCAATAACGCGGAAGATCCTTTCGGCTGGAGATTTAAAGTTGAGCCAAAATATTAATTTTTTATAGATATTTTAAGGTATTTTAAAAAACCGGGAACTGATGTTCCCGGTTTTTGATTTTAACATTTGCGCTAAAAAGCGTAATTTCGCAAAAGCTTTATGAAAAATTTCCTCCTTTTAGCGCCTTTTTTTCTGGTTGGCTGCGTGCAGCATCAGCCCGAATATTCGCCTGCAAACCGTTCAATGAGTGAGAAAGAAATGCAGATTTCAAAAAACCGCACCAAATCGCTCAACTTGCTGGAAAAAGGTCAGATTGAGGAATGGATAAAAACCCAGCCGGAAAAATATTACGGTACGCGTTTAAACTATTGGATAAATTTGGAAAATTTGCCTTCGCGACCGCGAAAAAGTAATGGCGATTTAATTTCCTACCAGTACGATATTTATGATTTTGACTGGGTGAAACTTTATGACAAACCCGTTAAAAATTTAAATGTAAATTTTGGGCGTTTTGAAGAATTAAAACCTGTTGAAGACGCGCTGCGCTATATGGAAGAAGGTGAAGAACGAACACTTTTAATTCCGTCTTCGCTGGCTTTTGGCGCGGTAGGCGACGGCGACCGAATTTTGCCCGATATGCCGGTGATCGTAAAACTTAAAGTATTGTAAAAAATGATAAAAAAATATTTGATATTCGCTTTTGCAGCGATTTCACTCACAAGTTGCACCCCAATTTATAAAAAAATGAATGTAGACAAAGAAACTTACGAAGGCTTAAAAGATGGCCTGTATGCCAATTTCCAAACTTCCAAAGGAAATATGATCGTACAATTTGAAGATAAAAAATCGCCCGTTACAGTGGCGAATTTTGTAGGATTAGCTGAAGGTAAAATTGATAATAAAGCGAAAGGAAAAGGCGTTCCGTTTTATGACGGTACTATTTTTCACCGTGTTATCAAGGATTTTATGATTCAGGGTGGTGATCCTAAAGGAACAGGAATGGGCGATCCGGGCTATAAATTTGATGATGAAAGAAATGACCTGAAACATACCGGAAAAGGAATTTTGTCAATGGCTAATTCCGGCCCAAACACCAATGGTTCTCAATTTTTCATTACCGAAATCGCTACACCTTGGTTGGATGGAAAACACACTGTTTTCGGTAAAGTAATTGACGGAATGGAGGTTATAGATTCTATCGCAAACGTTGAAAAAGGCCCGCAGGACAAACCAAAAACCGATGTAGTTTTGGAGAAAGTTTCTGTTTTCACGAAAGGTGATGAGTATAAAAACTACGATCCTGCAAAAATCTTCAATGAAGGAAAAGGCAAAATCAAAGAAAACAACAAAGCGATCCTTGAAAAGTTAGAAGCTGAAAAAAAGAAAAAGGCAGAAGAATTTGCTGCGAATCAGCAAAAATTAGTTGATGATATGAAAGCCGGAATGCAGGTGACCCCTTCCGGATTATACTATAAAATCACCGAAGCTACTGAAGGTGCTAAACCAAAAGTAGGGGATGAAGTGGCGGTACATTACGCCGGAAAACTCGTTGACGGAACTGAGTTCGATTCTTCTTTTAAAAGAAATGAACCGATTGTAATTCCAATTGGAGTTGGTCAGGTGATCAAAGGTTGGGACGAAGGAATTCTTTTGATGAAAGAAGGCGAATCTGCAACTTTGTTGATTCCATCAGAATTAGGATATGGTGCTAGAGGCGCAGCAGGTGTAATACCACCAAATGCGTGGTTAATTTTCGATGTTCAGCTGGTTGACATTAAATCGGCAAAATAAATTTTACCGGCTGTTTGGCCAAAATTTTAGAAAACACTTCAACTTGCTTGAAGTGTTTTTTTATGCTTTGCGCGTACATTTTTCGCAAAAGAAATATGTCCTACATATTAAATATTTTTAAAACATTTAAGCTTTTTTATTGACGATTTGCAGCTCAACAAAAAGATTAAAAAAATAGGTGTTTTAAACGGCAAATTTTTTCATAAATGGGTGTTTTTACCGTGAAATATAGAGGTTCATCGGCCTTAACTTCGTAAAACAAAACACACAAAGATGAAAAAGAAATTTACTATTGCAGTATTAACTGCGATGAGCATCTTCGTCCATGCTCAGGTCGGCATTAATACTACCACACCGAATGGCGCTACAGTTTTAGACATCCATTCCAACGAAAAAGGAATTTTAATTCCGAAACTTACAGACAGTCAGCGTGACACCAAGCTGGCAGATAACAACCCGGCAACAATTCCTCCTGCCGGCGTGGTAAATCCTGCGTTGACAGAGGGGACTTTAATTTTTAACACCACCGCAAACGCCTTTCAATATTGGGATGGAACGTTGTGGAAACAATTATTTGTGCCTACTTCGTCCACAGCAGGAAACGATGGCGTGGTGAAAATTCTGTCAGGCGGCGCCGGTCAGGTGAAACCCACCCTTTATCTTAAAGCTGCACGAGGAACTTACGGACCGGAACAGCAGGTATTTTATCAGACTCCGCTGAACTTCGCGCCATCGCCAACAACCAGCTGGCCGGAAACGACACCTGATGTAGCTGACAAAACACCGTATATTTATCTGGATTCTCCTAACGGTCGTTTTCGCGAAAATGATATTGGTGGACAGGTTCATATCTGGAGACTGGTGTTGTATGCAAACGCAGATGCCGCTTCAATTGGTTCGATAAACGCCAAATTCCAAAATACGGTCTCAGGTTTTATCGTAAATTCAATTGGAATGGTACCGGCCGCATCTAATTTTTCACCGGGAAATGTGGTCACTTTTTATTTCTACACAATTGCTGATCCAGACAGTTTAGCACCGGGCCAGGGTTATAAGCTGACATTATCCGCGGATATTGACGTGCGGGTGACCGTTGATTCCTTTACAAGAGTCTCGCTTTTTAAAGACTAAATATTTTCAACTAAAAACACAAATGAGAAAGTGCATCATCGATGCACTTTTTTTGCTGACAGTTGCAATGATCTGGTAGATGTAAAAAAGAAAAAAATGCCCATAAAGCAGGTAAAAATATTAGACCGAAGTTTATTGCTCGGAAATATCTTTCACCACCTTTTCACCGCAAATTTTGCAATACCGCGCGTCGTCATCAATATCATCATTACCGCATCGCTGGCATACTTTTTCAAGCGTTTGTCTTTTGTTGCGCATTTCTGCCGTAACTATTCCTGTTGGAACGGCAATAATAGAATAACCGGCTAACATCAGCAATATCGAAAGAAATTTTCCCAGTGGTGTTCCCGGTGAAACGTCGCCGTAACCCACGGTCGTTACCGTAACCACGGCCCAGTAAATACTTTGAGGAATACTCTCGAAACCGTCGCGGTGACCTTCCACCATAAACATCATCGAGCCGATGATTACGGAAAAAATCATCAGGAAAAGAAGGAAAATATAAATTTTCCGGGAGCTGTGTTTTAACGCACGCACGATGAAATAACCGTCGTTCATGAAATCCATTAAGTTGAGAATTCGGAAAATTCTCAACATTCTCAGCATCCGAAGGATCAGGAAATATTTGGTAATTGGGAAAAAGAGACTTAAATAAAAAGGTAAAATAGCAAGAAAATCGATAATTCCGAAAAAGCTGAAAATATAAGCTTTTTTATTCCTTAGTGTAATAATGCGGAGCACGTATTCCACCGTGAAAAACGCCGTAATGATGATTTCTAAAACAACAAAAAGCTTATGAAGTTTTGCGTCGTAAATATCCACGCTTTCCATCATCACAATGAAAGTGCTCAGGAAAATCAAAACGAGCAAACACAAATCGAACAGCTTTCCAAGTTTGGTATCGGATTTAAAAATGATGCGGAAAACCTGGCGCTTCCATTTTTTTCTTTCGGGAATGTAATCGTGTTCTCTTTCCATCACTTAATTGGGTTCAAAATTTAAAATTTATCGCTAAATTCGCTACAAACATAGGAAAAATGACAATTAATGAAGTTGTAGAAGGTCTGCAAAACCTGATCCCTTTAGCTCAAGCCGAAGATTTCGATAACGTGGGACTGCTTTGCGGTAATCCTTCTCGCGAAGTTACGGGAATTTTGGTTTGTCATGATGTTCTGGAAAATGTTGTGGATGAAGCTATTAGCAAAGGTTTAAATCTGATTGTCACTTTTCATCCGATTATTTTTTCAGGTTTGAAAAGCATCACCGGCAAAAATTATGTTGAAAAAACCGTTCTGAAAGCGATTGAAAACAAGATTGCGATTTACGCAATACATACTGCTTTCGATAATGATTATTGGGGCGTCAATTATAAAATTTGCAAAAAATTAGGTCTTGTAAGCCAGAAAATTTTAATGCCAGCTGCTGAAAAACTTCAGATATTGGAAGTATATGTTCCGCCTGAGCACGCGACCGCCGTAAAGAAGGCGCTGTTTGAAGCCGGCGCGGGAAATATCGGATTTTATGAGGAATGCAGCTTTACAATTCCCGGGAAGGGAAGTTTTAAGCCAAAACCTGGTGCTGACCCTTACGAAGGTGAAATTAATGAATGTGAACATACGGACGAGTTGGTGATTTCGGTGGTTTTTGAAGCATACAAGAAAAAAAACATCGTTTCAGCCATGAAAAAAGCGCATCCTTACGAAGAGGTTGCTTATCAGATCATTAAAATCGAAAATGAAAATCAATATTTAGGTTTGGGCAGATTTGGTGAATTAAAGGAGGAAATGGATGAAAATACTTTTCTGGAATTCGTTAAAAAAACTTTTAATTTAAAAATAATCCGTCATTCACATTTTTCCGGCAAAAAAATTAAGCGCGTGGGAGTTTTGGGTGGAAGTGGCGCAAGTGGTTTATCAGCCGCACTTTCCGCCGGTTGCGATGCTTATTTGACCGGTGATCTGAAATATCATGATTTTTTCCGCAGCGAAGGCAAAATGCTGTTGTGCGACATCGGACATTTTGAATCTGAACAATTTGTAACTGAGCATTTAGTTGAAATTGTATCACAAAAATTCACTACCTTTGCCATCTCAAAATCTACCGAGAAAACCAACCCTGTAAACTATTTTTTATAAAAATATGGCAAAAAAAACTGTAGAAATATCCGTTGAAGATAAACTTAGAGCCTTATACGATCTTCAAATTATTGATTCCCGTTTGGATGAAATCCGCAGCACACGCGGTGAATTGCCGATTGAAGTAGAAGATCTGGAAATTGAAATTGAAGGTCTGGAGAAAAGAGCTGAAAAGTTTCAAAGCGAGATTAAACTTCAAAATGAGGAAATCAACACCAAAAATGAAGTGATCAATCATGCAAAATCTTTGATTGAAAAATACAAGACGCAGCAAGACAACGTTCGCAATAACAAAGAGTTTGAATCTTTGGAAAAAGAAAT encodes the following:
- a CDS encoding Nif3-like dinuclear metal center hexameric protein, translated to MTINEVVEGLQNLIPLAQAEDFDNVGLLCGNPSREVTGILVCHDVLENVVDEAISKGLNLIVTFHPIIFSGLKSITGKNYVEKTVLKAIENKIAIYAIHTAFDNDYWGVNYKICKKLGLVSQKILMPAAEKLQILEVYVPPEHATAVKKALFEAGAGNIGFYEECSFTIPGKGSFKPKPGADPYEGEINECEHTDELVISVVFEAYKKKNIVSAMKKAHPYEEVAYQIIKIENENQYLGLGRFGELKEEMDENTFLEFVKKTFNLKIIRHSHFSGKKIKRVGVLGGSGASGLSAALSAGCDAYLTGDLKYHDFFRSEGKMLLCDIGHFESEQFVTEHLVEIVSQKFTTFAISKSTEKTNPVNYFL